One window of Nocardia sp. NBC_00508 genomic DNA carries:
- a CDS encoding NAD-glutamate dehydrogenase — protein sequence MVATTQQTISPKRFHDDPTDLEAAYFRWIQPGSSTSAITDRAERIFRQHLGLAATRAPGAATTRVYRPDDSAGLGAAIQIVNDDMPLLVDSVTAALRRLGATITEVVHPVFDVSRDAEGRVLSIAPRDGEAEPADANDGQVLRESWIHVQLGAGLSDELVDRIEDSLPPLLADLRQVADDTPTMIEVLNNVAGQLDQAAQWAGDAEIPQTANLLRWLSDGHFTPLGYGYYHFRRSAPSANADFEPWQLPGTGLGVLAGGAAADISVPVVGAKRTVLRMANGSVESLLPGSRDLYFISVADYGSTDPSGRAAWGDTVAMVKGEHVFVGTFTVAGLHENILDIPVISRRVLQVVEWAGFDLNSFSGQAMLEMMQSFPRVELFSTDARRLFETVSAVMNLGLRRQVRLFLRRDARSDTIYCLVYMPRDRFSTEVRLRMGDILREQFDAQQIAYSARATESELAVVYFTVHRKPGAEPADISEDNSERIQELLLATTWTWSDRLVAEAAAVSDVSQALVGEYAAAFPASYQQEHEPAHALTDLRRLERLAEGDIDTNLYRQGESNSADWRFTLYVAGEGVSLSRVLPVLHSLGVEVVDERPYRIAVPDRPDRWIYDFGLRVTAAPLREALDSEPAAQLGQSVDVASLPETSVRRRFPDAVTAMWFGRAEVDGLNELVLRAGLHWRQVALLRAYAKYLQQAGFAYTFGNITRVLLTHPATARSCTELFAAYFDPDGVGAQTAELAAEIAERVQTEIDAVVSLDTDRILRALFGLIEATLRTNHYRRDEAGNPLDYLSVKLNPHAIAELPKPRPQFEIFVYSPRVEGVHLRFGSVARGGLRWSDRLEDFRTEILGLVKAQAVKNAVIVPVGAKGGFVVKQPPAATGDPVADRQALGAEGVACYRTFISGLLDVTDNVDRVSGEVLPPARVVRRDGDDTYLVVAADKGTATFSDIANDVAQSYGFWLGDAFASGGSAGYDHKAMGITAKGAWESVKRHFREMEIDTQAQDFTVVGVGDMSGDVFGNGMLLSEHIRLVAAFDHRHIFLDPIPDAARSFQERQRMFTLPRSSWADYDTSLISSGGGVYDRSAKAIPVTPEVRAALDLPAQVTTLSPPEMIKAIFSAPVDLLWNGGIGTYIKASTETNAEVGDKSNDAVRVNADELRVKVIGEGGNLGVTALGRIEFCRNGGRMNTDALDNSAGVDCSDHEVNIKILLDAVVSSGELAIDERNPLLASMTDEVSELVLRDNISQNFRLGMSRADAAGMSGVHGRLINDLEQRRGLDRELEALPTEAELARRATEGTGLTSPEMANLMAHVKLSLKADLLAGDLLDGPAFASVLPAYFPAPLRERFAAAIGRHPLRREIVATVVVNEMVDYGGITHAFRLAEEAGATTDDAVRAYKAAVEIFDLHTLWERIRQTPMSTAARNELELETKRTLDRASRWLLSNRPQPIAIGADIARYRDGVRALVGQVPAWLTGYLTDDLAERSRRSISRGAPRELAEEVFGLIHRFPLLDVIDLADIADRDPAEVAVLYYALNEHFQIERLLTAVGRLERGGRWRALARLAVREDLYDSLRSLTLDVLTATEPQDSTAEKIAYWESTNRSRLARAGASLTQIFAAETHDLAALSVAARQVRGMVSGGESTAVAPTVAG from the coding sequence ATGGTGGCAACCACCCAGCAGACGATTTCACCGAAGCGGTTCCACGATGATCCGACCGATCTAGAGGCGGCGTATTTCCGGTGGATCCAGCCGGGCTCGTCGACGTCGGCGATCACGGATCGGGCCGAGCGGATCTTCCGTCAGCATCTCGGACTGGCGGCCACCCGTGCGCCGGGTGCGGCGACCACGCGGGTCTACCGGCCGGACGACAGTGCGGGGCTCGGCGCGGCGATCCAGATCGTCAACGACGACATGCCGCTGCTGGTCGACTCGGTCACCGCGGCGCTGCGCCGGCTCGGTGCGACGATCACCGAGGTCGTGCACCCGGTGTTCGACGTGTCGCGGGACGCCGAGGGCAGGGTGCTGTCCATCGCTCCCCGCGACGGCGAGGCCGAACCAGCCGATGCGAACGACGGTCAGGTATTGCGTGAGTCGTGGATCCACGTGCAGCTGGGCGCGGGCCTGTCCGACGAACTGGTGGACCGGATCGAGGACTCGCTGCCGCCCCTGCTCGCCGACCTGCGCCAAGTCGCCGACGACACGCCGACCATGATCGAGGTGCTCAACAACGTTGCCGGCCAGCTCGACCAGGCCGCCCAGTGGGCCGGTGACGCCGAGATCCCGCAGACCGCGAATCTGCTGCGCTGGTTGTCCGACGGGCACTTCACCCCGCTCGGTTACGGTTACTACCATTTCCGCCGTTCCGCGCCGAGCGCGAACGCCGATTTCGAGCCGTGGCAGCTGCCCGGCACCGGACTGGGCGTGCTCGCAGGCGGCGCCGCCGCGGATATCAGCGTGCCGGTGGTCGGCGCGAAACGCACGGTCCTGCGCATGGCCAACGGCTCCGTGGAGTCGCTGCTGCCGGGGTCACGGGATCTGTACTTCATCAGCGTCGCCGACTACGGCTCAACCGACCCGAGCGGTCGCGCGGCATGGGGTGACACGGTCGCCATGGTCAAGGGCGAGCACGTCTTCGTCGGCACCTTCACCGTCGCGGGCCTGCATGAGAACATCCTCGACATCCCGGTCATCTCGCGGCGCGTGCTGCAGGTCGTGGAATGGGCCGGCTTCGACCTCAACTCGTTCTCCGGGCAGGCGATGCTGGAGATGATGCAGTCGTTCCCGCGGGTGGAGCTGTTCTCCACCGACGCGCGCAGGCTGTTCGAAACCGTCTCCGCCGTCATGAATCTGGGGCTGCGCCGCCAGGTGCGGTTGTTCCTGCGGCGCGATGCGCGCAGCGACACCATTTACTGCCTGGTGTACATGCCGCGGGACCGCTTCTCCACCGAGGTTCGTCTGCGCATGGGCGACATCCTGCGCGAGCAGTTCGATGCCCAGCAGATCGCCTATTCGGCGCGCGCCACCGAATCCGAGCTGGCCGTGGTCTATTTCACGGTGCACCGCAAGCCGGGCGCCGAACCCGCCGACATCTCCGAGGACAACAGCGAGCGGATCCAGGAGCTGCTGCTGGCCACGACGTGGACCTGGAGCGACCGCCTGGTCGCGGAGGCGGCGGCGGTGTCCGACGTATCGCAGGCGCTGGTCGGCGAGTACGCGGCCGCCTTCCCGGCGAGCTACCAGCAGGAGCACGAGCCCGCGCACGCGCTCACGGATCTGCGGCGGCTCGAGCGGCTGGCCGAGGGCGACATCGACACCAATCTCTACCGCCAGGGCGAATCCAACTCTGCGGATTGGCGATTCACGCTGTATGTGGCGGGCGAGGGCGTCTCGCTGAGCCGGGTGCTGCCGGTGCTGCACAGTCTCGGCGTGGAAGTCGTCGACGAGCGGCCCTACCGCATCGCGGTACCGGACCGGCCGGACCGCTGGATCTACGACTTCGGGCTGCGCGTTACCGCCGCGCCGCTGCGGGAGGCGCTCGACAGTGAGCCGGCCGCGCAGCTGGGGCAGTCGGTCGATGTCGCGTCGCTGCCGGAAACCAGTGTGCGACGGCGTTTCCCGGACGCCGTGACCGCGATGTGGTTCGGCCGTGCCGAGGTCGACGGTCTCAACGAACTGGTGTTGCGGGCCGGCCTGCACTGGCGTCAGGTGGCGCTGCTGCGTGCCTACGCGAAGTACTTGCAGCAAGCCGGATTCGCCTACACCTTCGGCAACATCACCCGCGTGCTGCTCACCCACCCGGCCACCGCACGCTCGTGCACCGAACTGTTCGCCGCGTACTTCGATCCGGACGGCGTCGGCGCCCAGACCGCAGAGCTGGCCGCCGAGATCGCCGAGCGGGTGCAGACCGAGATCGACGCCGTGGTCAGCCTGGACACCGACCGTATTCTGCGTGCCCTGTTCGGCTTGATCGAGGCGACGCTGCGGACCAACCACTACCGGCGCGACGAGGCGGGCAATCCGCTGGACTACCTGTCGGTCAAGCTGAACCCGCACGCGATCGCCGAACTGCCCAAGCCGCGGCCGCAGTTCGAGATCTTCGTGTACTCCCCGCGGGTGGAGGGCGTGCATTTGCGCTTCGGCTCGGTCGCCCGTGGTGGTTTGCGGTGGTCGGATCGGTTGGAGGATTTCCGTACCGAGATCTTGGGTTTGGTGAAGGCGCAGGCGGTGAAGAACGCGGTGATCGTGCCGGTGGGCGCGAAGGGCGGGTTCGTGGTGAAGCAGCCGCCTGCGGCCACGGGTGATCCGGTGGCGGATCGGCAGGCGTTGGGTGCTGAGGGTGTGGCGTGCTATCGGACGTTCATTTCGGGTTTGCTGGATGTCACCGACAATGTGGATCGTGTGAGTGGTGAGGTGTTGCCGCCTGCGCGGGTGGTGCGTCGGGATGGTGATGACACGTATCTGGTGGTGGCCGCGGATAAGGGGACGGCGACGTTTTCGGATATCGCGAATGATGTGGCGCAGAGTTATGGGTTCTGGTTGGGTGATGCGTTCGCTTCGGGTGGGTCTGCGGGTTATGACCACAAGGCGATGGGTATTACGGCCAAGGGTGCGTGGGAGAGTGTGAAGCGGCATTTCCGTGAGATGGAGATCGATACGCAGGCGCAGGATTTCACTGTTGTCGGTGTCGGTGATATGAGTGGTGATGTGTTCGGTAACGGTATGTTGCTGTCGGAGCACATCCGTTTGGTTGCTGCGTTCGACCACCGGCACATCTTCCTCGACCCGATTCCCGACGCGGCTCGCTCGTTCCAGGAGCGTCAGCGGATGTTCACCCTGCCACGGTCGTCGTGGGCCGACTACGACACCTCGCTGATCAGCTCGGGCGGCGGCGTCTACGACCGCTCCGCGAAGGCGATCCCGGTGACGCCGGAGGTCCGCGCGGCGCTCGACCTGCCCGCACAGGTGACCACCTTGTCGCCGCCGGAGATGATCAAGGCCATTTTCTCGGCGCCGGTCGACCTGCTGTGGAACGGCGGTATCGGCACCTACATCAAGGCGAGCACCGAGACCAACGCCGAGGTGGGCGACAAGTCCAACGACGCGGTCCGGGTGAACGCCGACGAACTCCGGGTCAAGGTAATCGGTGAGGGTGGCAATCTCGGTGTGACCGCGCTGGGCCGGATCGAGTTCTGCCGCAACGGTGGACGGATGAACACCGACGCGCTGGACAACTCGGCGGGTGTGGATTGCTCCGACCACGAGGTCAACATCAAGATCCTGCTGGACGCCGTCGTCTCCAGCGGCGAGCTCGCCATCGACGAGCGCAACCCGCTGCTGGCGTCGATGACCGACGAGGTCTCCGAACTCGTGCTGCGCGACAACATCTCGCAGAACTTCCGGCTGGGGATGTCGCGAGCCGACGCGGCGGGCATGTCGGGAGTGCACGGCAGGCTGATCAACGACCTCGAACAGCGCCGCGGCCTGGACCGCGAACTCGAGGCGCTGCCGACGGAAGCCGAGCTGGCCCGCCGCGCCACCGAAGGCACTGGGCTCACCTCGCCCGAGATGGCGAATCTCATGGCGCACGTGAAGCTTTCGCTCAAGGCGGACCTGCTCGCCGGCGACCTGCTCGACGGTCCCGCGTTCGCGTCGGTGCTGCCCGCCTACTTCCCCGCACCGTTGCGCGAGCGGTTCGCCGCCGCGATCGGCAGGCACCCGCTGCGGCGCGAGATCGTGGCCACCGTCGTGGTCAACGAGATGGTCGACTACGGCGGCATCACCCACGCCTTCCGGCTCGCGGAGGAGGCCGGGGCGACCACCGACGACGCGGTGCGCGCGTACAAGGCGGCGGTCGAGATCTTCGATTTGCACACCCTCTGGGAGCGGATCCGGCAGACGCCGATGTCCACGGCGGCGCGCAACGAACTGGAGCTGGAGACCAAGCGCACGCTCGACCGGGCGTCGCGGTGGCTGCTGTCCAACCGGCCGCAGCCGATCGCGATCGGCGCCGACATCGCCAGGTACCGGGACGGGGTACGTGCCCTGGTCGGCCAAGTGCCCGCCTGGCTGACCGGGTATCTGACCGACGATCTCGCCGAGCGCTCGCGGCGGTCGATCTCCCGTGGCGCGCCGCGGGAGCTGGCCGAGGAGGTCTTCGGGCTGATCCACCGCTTCCCGCTGCTGGATGTGATCGACCTGGCCGACATCGCCGACCGTGATCCCGCGGAGGTCGCAGTGCTGTACTACGCACTGAACGAGCACTTCCAGATCGAGCGACTGCTGACCGCGGTGGGCAGGCTGGAGCGGGGTGGGCGCTGGCGGGCGCTGGCCC
- a CDS encoding discoidin domain-containing protein gives MPDEDAGDVFLRHRGAVLEALLSDPSFGSSAAPPSDSPEFDTASLGFPDLDPDSEPAAPRRRSGDGPRASERILALLNGQGQDTTPAMDFSGDYSTAAARSNAQAAPEPEPERPAVTQQSNRLAPAQQVAKDALVQLRKPKVALIVGAVVAVLLVLLLVTTGGGDSKNTAQNQLLVVTPPPTSAAPATSAAPAAGSIIQVKSAESKCGPGGTPAMDAFSGQSGKAWSCVRAYKVDGQVITIDLGKTYQIDSIGIVPGWDHISAEGTDQWAKYRTASRVSYIFDGDKTVYTQPTLDQRTLVVTKIEPPVSASKIVLTVLESKGDPSVNTTAISSIVITGR, from the coding sequence ACGCGGGAGACGTCTTTCTCCGTCATCGAGGTGCGGTCCTGGAGGCGTTGCTTTCCGATCCGTCGTTCGGGTCGTCCGCCGCGCCGCCCAGCGACAGCCCGGAGTTCGACACTGCGTCGCTCGGGTTCCCCGACCTCGATCCGGACTCGGAACCTGCCGCGCCACGGCGCCGCAGCGGCGACGGCCCGAGGGCCAGCGAGCGAATCCTCGCGCTGCTGAACGGGCAGGGCCAGGACACGACGCCCGCGATGGATTTCTCGGGCGACTACTCCACGGCGGCGGCGAGGTCGAACGCGCAGGCCGCTCCGGAGCCGGAGCCGGAACGCCCCGCGGTCACCCAGCAGTCCAACCGGCTCGCGCCGGCTCAGCAGGTAGCCAAGGACGCGCTCGTCCAACTGCGCAAACCGAAGGTGGCTCTGATCGTCGGCGCGGTGGTCGCGGTGCTGCTGGTGCTGCTTTTGGTCACCACCGGTGGTGGCGACTCGAAGAACACGGCGCAGAACCAGCTGCTGGTCGTCACCCCGCCGCCGACCTCGGCGGCGCCTGCGACGTCGGCCGCTCCGGCGGCGGGCTCGATCATCCAGGTGAAATCCGCGGAGTCGAAGTGCGGTCCGGGCGGTACGCCGGCGATGGACGCCTTTTCCGGGCAATCGGGCAAGGCGTGGTCGTGCGTGCGCGCCTACAAGGTCGACGGGCAGGTCATCACCATCGACCTGGGCAAGACCTATCAGATCGACTCGATCGGCATCGTGCCCGGCTGGGATCACATCAGCGCGGAAGGCACCGATCAGTGGGCGAAATACCGCACCGCGAGCCGGGTTTCGTACATCTTCGACGGCGACAAGACCGTCTACACGCAGCCGACCCTCGATCAGCGCACCTTGGTGGTGACCAAGATCGAGCCCCCGGTGAGCGCATCGAAGATCGTGCTGACCGTGTTGGAATCCAAGGGCGATCCGTCGGTCAATACCACCGCGATCTCCTCGATCGTCATCACGGGGCGCTGA